The DNA segment GACGAGTAAGTCGCAGTTAAAAATGGAGCGGGTAGCGGGAATCGAACCCGCGTGTGCAGCTTGGAAGGCTGCCGTTCTACCATTGAACTACACCCGCAGTGAGGTAGATACTTGCTAATTTAGCACAAACCTCTCAGTTTTGATGCTCCTTTTAGACATACGTCAAACTCTTCAACAAAGCGCCTTCGCTTGACATCCAGGCGCCTTAGCAATCCTCAAATATTACGAGAACGCCATATCTAATTATGAGCAGAAAGATAGAAACATATACGCCATTATGAGGTCGCCTTAATATCTTGAGATCTGCCATAAATGCCGTTTTCGTTAAGGCAATAATAAAAACTTTCTGAACCAACCTAAAAAGCTATGTCATTAATTTGTCGTGAAGATAATAAGGTGGTACTTTTTATATCGAACTGAGATAGCGGACCGGGTGTCGGATGACAAGCCGGTGCTAGTTCTTATGCTGGATGTCTTGCGTATTTGGGGCTACAAACCTATCCTGACACCAAGCAAAAAAATGAGACGGACTAGAAGGGCGATAAAACTAAGTTTCAACTAATTCTTGAAAGAACAAGGAAGCCATGGCAACATTCATTCAGCAACTAGCATCGATGTCACAACAGCTTGCCATAGTGTCTGATCCCAAAAATACAGTTCCATTCAATCCTGGCGTCCAGAGAGACGTGCCCAAAAGGCTCGTACCCCCTCACGTCGAAGCTTTGAAGCCATACCAACCAGGTCGCCCGCCCGAGCAACTCAAAAAAGAGCTGGGCATTGAGCGCTTCGTTAACATGGCCTCCAACGAAAATCCTCTCGGTCCCCCGCCATCAGCCCTGGCAGCGATGCAAGCGATGCTCCCCGAGATCAACCGTTATCCTGACCTATGCGGTACCCATCTGAGAGAGGCCCTGGCTGAGCGCTTTGCTACCAAGGTCGACAATATCGCTCTGGGTAGTGGATCTGAGTCCACCATGGCCAACATCATCAGAGCCTTTTTGCACGATGACGACGAAGTATTAACCTCGCAAGGTACCTTTATAGGTCTCTATGTACTGGTCAACGCTCAGGGCATCAAGCTCAACACAGTACCGCTCAAAAACTATCACTTTGATCTCGATGCTATCGCTGACGCTGTCACCGACAAAACCAAGATCATCTACCTATGCAATCCCAACAATCCTACAGGGACCATATTTACCCGGGCAGAATTCGAAAACTTTATCCGCAAGGTGCCAGAGCATGTGCTTGTCATCCTGGACGAAGCCTATTACGAATTTGCCGCCCACAACCCTGAGTATCCTGACTCTATGCGTTATCGTCTCGATAACGTCCTGACCCTGCGTACCTTTGCCAAAGCTTACGGTATGGCCGGAGTTAGACTGGGTTATGGACTGGGTCACGAGTATTTGATTGACTATGTCAATCGCATCAAGCTGCCCTTTGAGCCCAATATCCTGGCTCAAGCCGGTGGTCTGGCTGCTTTACAAGACGACGAATACCTGGGCAACACCCTCGAAAACAACGAAGAAGGTATGGCCTTCCTTACCTCCGAGTTTGATAAACTTGGCTTGCAGAGAGTGCCTTCACACGCCAACTTCATCATGATTGAGATGGGCGCCCAGGATAAAGTAGCCCGTATCCACGAAGGACTACTCAGACACGGTATCGCTATCCGTCCTCTGACTGCCTTTGGTCTACCTACTTGCTGGAGAGTCTCAATTGGCTTGCCAGAAGAAAACGAGATGTTGATCAAAGCACTCAAAAACATCCTCTAGAGAGCTGAGAGTACAAATTGTCTAAATTTACATTGCGGTCACGAGTCATTGCTTGCCTGACCGCTTTGACTTTGTCATGCGCGCCTGTGGTCTTTACTGCTCCAGCCCTGGCGCAGCAGGGCGGAGCCCTCAATAGTGTCTACAGTGCCTTCCAAAAAGAGTACGACCGCTGCAACTATAAAGACGCGCTGAGACTGGCGCTCAAAGCCAAAGACCTGGCCACCATAAGCGGCGCTAACGCGCGTACAGCGGTGACTATTTATGCCGGTATCTCTCAGTGCCAGCTAGCACTCGGGCAGTATAAAGACGCCGACGTCAATGCCAGTGCGGCTCTGATCATGGCCGAAAAATCCAATCTAATTCGCTCAGATCTCGGTGCATTGCTTTACAACAATCTCGCTGTGCAAGCCGAAGAGCTAGGTCACTATAGTGAAGCTGAGACCTATTATCAAAACGCTATCCAGATCAATAAAGCTCTTTACGGTGACAATTCAGGTAAAAGTGCTCTGGCGACCAACAATCTGGTCAGTCTTTATCTTAGATGGGGCAAGACCGATGAGGGACAAAAGCTCCTTGAGAGTGCTGTAAAAATAGCCAAAAATCTCAAAGGCAAGGACCCCACAGCCACTATTTATGCCCTTTCCAATTCAGCCAAGTTGTGTGAAGTCAAAGGCGGCTACAAAGAAGCAGAAGAAATCTGGAAGAAATCCGTCGAGATGATCGACACTGCCTTTGGTGCAAACCATCTTTATGCTGGCATGATTTATTCAAGCGGGTTAGCTCTAGTCTGCGCCGAGCAATATAAATTTGACGAAGCTGAGTCTTATCTGCAAAAAGCTCTGGCCATCAATAAAACAATTTTTGGCAACGAAAACATAAAGGTAGCTGACAATCTCGTGGCACTATCGGGAGTGGCAATCAGTCAGGGCAAATATAACGAAGCCCGCGATAAAATCCAGGAAGCCGAAGCAATTTACAATCACATGCTGGGACAGGGACAGACAGTCAATCGTGTCACCGGCACGTTTAACCTGGGCAAATTAGAAGAGCACCTGGGCAACTATGATCAAGCCAGTGAATACTTTGAAAAAGCGCTGAGCAACTTCAAAGACATCCTGGGCACAAGCCATCTAAAGATAGCGCAAGTGCTTAAAGAAGAAGCCATACTGGAAGCCGATAGAGGCAACGCCAAAAA comes from the Candidatus Obscuribacter sp. genome and includes:
- a CDS encoding histidinol-phosphate transaminase, with the translated sequence MSQQLAIVSDPKNTVPFNPGVQRDVPKRLVPPHVEALKPYQPGRPPEQLKKELGIERFVNMASNENPLGPPPSALAAMQAMLPEINRYPDLCGTHLREALAERFATKVDNIALGSGSESTMANIIRAFLHDDDEVLTSQGTFIGLYVLVNAQGIKLNTVPLKNYHFDLDAIADAVTDKTKIIYLCNPNNPTGTIFTRAEFENFIRKVPEHVLVILDEAYYEFAAHNPEYPDSMRYRLDNVLTLRTFAKAYGMAGVRLGYGLGHEYLIDYVNRIKLPFEPNILAQAGGLAALQDDEYLGNTLENNEEGMAFLTSEFDKLGLQRVPSHANFIMIEMGAQDKVARIHEGLLRHGIAIRPLTAFGLPTCWRVSIGLPEENEMLIKALKNIL